A single Phormidium ambiguum IAM M-71 DNA region contains:
- a CDS encoding glycoside hydrolase 100 family protein, translated as MSDQILVEQAWIALEKSIIYYQGKPIGTIAACDPDIAALNYDQCFVRDFVSSALLFLIKGRSDIVRNFLEVTLKLQPKKMQLDSATPSRGLMPASFKIVSDNGEEYLKPDFGEHAIGRVAPADAGLWWIILLRAYTIATEDYSLAQRADFQEGIRLILQLCLVTRFDMYPMVLVPDAASMIDRRMGLYGHPLDIQSLFYAALRTSLELLVPDSQENQTIIQAVHCRLPLLLKQLRENYWLDMDRLNVIYRYQVEEYGEQALNQFNIYSDSIPFYKLAKWLPEVAGYLAGNLGPSQLDTRFFALGNLMAIIVSLTDELQSHRILNLIELRWTDLIGNMPMKLCYPALEDVEWKIVTGADPKNRPWSYHNGGSWPVLLWMLTAAAKKMDRGELAHHAIAIAERRLLKDHWPEYYDGQDGKLIGKEARKYQTWTIAGYLLAKEFIANPDHLKLVTFPFEDVSV; from the coding sequence TTGAGCGATCAAATTTTAGTAGAACAAGCATGGATAGCACTAGAAAAATCAATTATATATTATCAGGGAAAACCGATCGGCACGATCGCAGCTTGCGATCCTGATATTGCGGCATTAAATTACGATCAATGCTTTGTGCGTGATTTTGTTTCTTCGGCACTGCTTTTTTTAATTAAAGGTAGAAGTGATATTGTCCGTAATTTCTTAGAAGTAACTCTGAAATTACAACCAAAAAAAATGCAGTTAGATTCGGCAACGCCTAGTCGGGGTTTAATGCCAGCGAGTTTTAAAATTGTTTCGGATAATGGAGAAGAATATTTAAAACCTGATTTTGGGGAACACGCGATCGGTCGAGTTGCACCTGCTGATGCTGGATTGTGGTGGATTATTTTATTACGGGCTTATACGATCGCTACTGAAGATTATTCTTTAGCTCAAAGAGCGGATTTTCAAGAAGGAATTCGCTTAATTTTACAACTTTGTTTAGTAACTCGATTTGATATGTATCCAATGGTGCTAGTTCCTGATGCAGCTAGCATGATCGATCGTCGCATGGGATTATACGGTCATCCTTTGGATATTCAATCTTTATTTTATGCCGCACTTCGCACTAGTTTAGAACTTTTAGTACCGGATTCTCAAGAAAATCAAACAATTATCCAAGCAGTACATTGTCGGTTGCCACTTTTACTCAAACAATTGCGGGAAAATTATTGGTTGGATATGGATAGATTAAATGTAATTTATCGCTATCAAGTTGAAGAATATGGTGAACAAGCACTAAATCAATTTAATATTTATTCTGATTCCATTCCCTTTTACAAATTAGCGAAATGGTTGCCGGAAGTAGCAGGGTATTTAGCAGGAAATTTAGGCCCTTCGCAATTAGATACTCGCTTCTTTGCTTTAGGTAATTTAATGGCAATTATTGTGTCATTAACTGATGAATTACAATCCCATAGAATCTTAAATTTAATTGAATTACGCTGGACTGATTTAATTGGTAATATGCCAATGAAATTATGTTATCCGGCTTTAGAAGATGTAGAATGGAAAATTGTTACTGGTGCCGATCCAAAAAATCGTCCTTGGTCATATCATAATGGTGGAAGTTGGCCTGTTTTACTTTGGATGTTAACCGCAGCAGCGAAAAAAATGGATCGAGGTGAATTAGCACATCATGCGATCGCCATTGCTGAACGTCGTCTCTTGAAAGATCATTGGCCGGAATATTACGATGGTCAAGATGGGAAATTAATCGGTAAAGAAGCTAGAAAATACCAAACTTGGACAATTGCTGGTTATCTATTAGCTAAGGAGTTTATTGCTAATCCCGATCACTTAAAATTAGTAACTTTCCCTTTTGAAGATGTATCAGTCTAA
- a CDS encoding COP23 domain-containing protein, whose translation MYQSNNFTAVLMMKNLFCLQLSSAIAFASAIITPQPSLAQNVTFFCGTSNGSPATIARTGTKEVPLVIWDITNSGQGSSPQQRCEEAATNFQNSRNQGNLNYITTERKDGQLFVCFAPKEKEPCSAVLFPLNNNETNPRNALQRIFRIRVVSSAPINETGDRLYISLDQFLNGGYPSLIPNNRPKPLPQTTPPTPSTPSTSPKLTVKNQ comes from the coding sequence ATGTATCAGTCTAATAATTTTACTGCGGTTTTAATGATGAAAAATCTATTTTGCTTACAATTATCGAGTGCGATCGCTTTTGCTAGTGCGATCATTACTCCTCAACCTAGCTTGGCACAAAATGTGACTTTTTTCTGCGGTACTAGTAATGGTTCTCCGGCTACTATTGCCCGCACTGGCACAAAAGAAGTACCCTTAGTTATCTGGGATATTACTAATTCAGGTCAAGGAAGTAGCCCACAACAACGCTGCGAAGAAGCTGCCACTAATTTCCAAAATTCTCGCAATCAAGGCAACCTTAATTACATTACTACAGAACGAAAAGATGGGCAATTATTTGTTTGTTTCGCCCCGAAAGAAAAAGAACCCTGTAGTGCTGTATTGTTTCCCTTAAATAACAACGAAACAAATCCCAGAAATGCCTTACAAAGAATTTTTCGGATTCGAGTTGTTTCGAGTGCGCCAATTAATGAAACAGGCGATCGCCTTTACATTAGTTTAGATCAATTTCTCAACGGCGGTTATCCAAGTTTAATTCCGAACAATAGACCAAAACCCCTTCCTCAGACTACGCCTCCTACTCCCTCTACTCCCTCTACTTCACCCAAATTAACAGTTAAAAATCAATGA
- a CDS encoding GNAT family N-acetyltransferase, translating to MSIREYKSSDAESLAAIYRDAVIGIGSTAYNAKQIEVWSSFPENLEEFRHSLSQGFTIVALEAGQLVAFGQLNPLDRVAFLYTATQFSRKGYATKIYQQLEDYAIAQNVSRLRTEASHISKHFFLKMGFSVVEREIVDRKNTQFERFKMEKRVFQGDRDQGYKL from the coding sequence ATGTCAATTCGAGAGTATAAATCCTCAGATGCAGAAAGTTTAGCAGCAATTTATCGAGATGCAGTAATTGGCATCGGATCTACTGCATATAACGCTAAACAAATCGAAGTTTGGTCATCATTTCCCGAAAACTTAGAAGAATTTCGTCATTCACTCAGCCAAGGTTTCACAATTGTGGCACTTGAAGCCGGACAATTGGTAGCTTTCGGACAATTAAACCCCCTAGATCGCGTTGCTTTTCTTTACACAGCGACACAATTTAGTAGAAAAGGTTACGCCACCAAGATTTACCAGCAATTAGAAGATTATGCGATCGCGCAAAACGTATCACGTTTACGCACCGAAGCTAGTCACATCTCGAAACATTTCTTCTTAAAAATGGGTTTTTCAGTAGTGGAAAGGGAAATAGTCGATCGTAAAAATACTCAATTTGAACGATTCAAAATGGAAAAAAGGGTATTTCAGGGAGATCGTGATCAAGGCTACAAGCTTTAA